A genomic segment from Streptomyces sp. NBC_01233 encodes:
- a CDS encoding NADH-quinone oxidoreductase subunit A, with protein sequence MPEPTVSTVTVLAADYFRSYSVVGLLAALGVLFVAVAFGAGRLLRPVVPTHEKLLTYECGVDPVGEGWAHTQVRYYVYAFLYVIFAVDSIFLFPWATVFAAAGYGATTLVEMFIFLGFLAVGLLYAYKKGVLEWT encoded by the coding sequence GTGCCCGAACCAACGGTATCGACCGTAACCGTGCTCGCGGCGGACTACTTCCGGAGTTATTCGGTCGTCGGTCTGCTGGCCGCCCTCGGTGTGCTCTTCGTGGCCGTGGCCTTCGGCGCCGGCCGCCTGCTGAGGCCCGTGGTCCCCACCCACGAGAAGCTCCTGACCTACGAATGCGGCGTGGACCCGGTCGGCGAGGGCTGGGCGCACACCCAGGTCCGCTACTACGTCTACGCCTTCCTCTACGTCATCTTCGCCGTCGACTCGATCTTCCTGTTCCCGTGGGCGACGGTGTTCGCCGCCGCCGGTTACGGCGCCACGACGCTCGTGGAGATGTTCATCTTCCTGGGCTTCCTGGCCGTCGGCCTGCTCTATGCGTACAAGAAGGGCGTCCTCGAATGGACGTGA
- a CDS encoding NADH-quinone oxidoreductase subunit B codes for MDVTPQPELLPEPKRLGVLSRLAPEPMKVVLNWGRRYSLWVFNFGLACCAIEFIAASMARHDFIRLGVIPFAPGPRQADLMIVSGTVTDKMAPAVKRLYEQMPEPKYVISFGACSNCGGPYWDSYSVTKGVDQIIPVDVYVPGCPPRPEALLQGILKLQEKIARESLADRYAAGPSVSQLTSGLVTAPPTPGSGA; via the coding sequence ATGGACGTGACACCTCAGCCGGAGCTGCTCCCGGAGCCCAAGCGCCTGGGAGTCCTCTCCCGCCTGGCCCCGGAACCCATGAAGGTGGTCCTGAACTGGGGCCGCCGGTACAGCCTGTGGGTCTTCAACTTCGGTCTGGCCTGCTGTGCGATCGAATTCATCGCCGCGTCCATGGCACGGCACGACTTCATCCGCCTCGGCGTGATCCCCTTCGCGCCGGGGCCGCGCCAGGCCGACCTCATGATCGTCTCGGGCACCGTCACGGACAAGATGGCCCCGGCCGTGAAGCGGCTCTACGAGCAGATGCCGGAGCCGAAGTACGTCATCTCCTTCGGCGCCTGCTCCAACTGCGGCGGCCCGTACTGGGACTCGTACTCGGTGACGAAGGGCGTCGACCAGATCATCCCCGTCGACGTCTACGTGCCGGGCTGCCCGCCGCGCCCGGAAGCCCTCCTCCAGGGCATCCTCAAGCTCCAGGAGAAGATCGCCCGCGAGTCGCTGGCCGACCGCTACGCGGCCGGGCCGTCCGTCTCCCAGCTCACGAGTGGCCTGGTCACGGCCCCGCCGACCCCCGGGAGCGGTGCGTGA
- a CDS encoding response regulator transcription factor, whose translation MRVVIAEDSVLLREGLTRLLTDRRHDVVAGVGDAEALLKTIADLAADDALPDVVVADVRMPPTHTDEGVRAAVRLRRDYPGIGVLVLSQYVEEQYATELLAGSSTGVGYLLKDRVAEVREFLDAVVRVARGGTALDPEVVAQLLGRSRKQDVLAGLTPREREVLGLMAEGRTNSAVAKQLVVSDGAVEKHVSNIFMKLGLSPSDGDHRRVLAVLTYLKS comes from the coding sequence GTGCGAGTGGTCATCGCCGAGGATTCAGTGCTGCTGCGTGAGGGCCTGACCCGGCTGCTGACCGACCGGAGGCATGACGTCGTGGCGGGCGTCGGGGACGCGGAAGCCCTGCTCAAGACGATCGCGGACCTGGCGGCCGACGACGCGCTGCCGGATGTGGTGGTGGCGGACGTGCGGATGCCGCCGACCCACACCGACGAGGGCGTACGGGCGGCCGTACGGCTGCGCCGGGACTACCCCGGGATAGGCGTGCTCGTGTTGTCGCAGTACGTGGAGGAGCAGTACGCCACCGAACTGCTGGCCGGGTCGAGTACCGGGGTGGGGTACCTGCTCAAGGACCGGGTGGCCGAGGTGCGGGAGTTCCTGGACGCGGTGGTGCGGGTGGCGCGGGGCGGTACGGCCCTGGACCCGGAGGTCGTCGCCCAGTTGCTCGGCCGCAGCCGGAAGCAGGACGTCCTGGCGGGGCTGACCCCGCGCGAGCGCGAGGTGCTCGGGCTGATGGCCGAGGGACGCACCAATTCGGCGGTGGCGAAACAGCTGGTCGTGAGCGACGGAGCGGTGGAAAAGCACGTCAGCAACATCTTCATGAAGCTGGGCCTCTCGCCGAGTGACGGGGATCACCGGCGTGTACTGGCCGTTCTCACCTATCTGAAATCTTGA
- a CDS encoding sensor histidine kinase, with product MDNGKGTGGGVGAVLRAPVEGRTWREFGYLLIGLPLSTLYFSLAITGVSLGAGLLVTFLGVPVLAGVLAMCRGFGAVERARVRALLGADIAGPAPIRAKKAGPLAAMGALLKSGSAWRHVLYSVIHFPWAVFGFCLALTFWASGWALLLYPLWFWVLPTYSDQPGLLLFENGDYSFFLDKPVEIALACVVGLALTLTTPWVIRALTTVDRVMVGGLLGRSRLDSRVTELESDRGVVVDTAAADLRRIERDLHDGAQARLVSLAMDLGLAKEKLTEDPQAAARMVDEAHGEVKIALQELRDLARGIHPAVLTDRGLDAALSAVAARCTVPVRVAVDLPARPAEAIEGIAYFTVSELLQNISKHAVARSASVDVWKSGERLLIQVADDGRGGADASGGGSGLAGLTGRLDAVDGVLVVDSPAGVGTTVTAELPWRDRG from the coding sequence ATGGACAACGGCAAGGGCACGGGCGGTGGTGTCGGCGCGGTGCTGCGGGCTCCGGTCGAGGGGCGGACCTGGCGGGAGTTCGGATACCTGCTGATCGGGCTGCCGCTGAGCACGCTGTACTTCTCGCTCGCCATCACGGGTGTGAGCCTCGGCGCCGGGCTGCTCGTCACCTTCCTCGGCGTGCCGGTCCTCGCCGGCGTGCTCGCCATGTGCCGCGGGTTCGGCGCGGTGGAGCGGGCCCGGGTGCGCGCGCTGCTCGGGGCGGACATCGCCGGCCCCGCGCCGATCCGGGCCAAGAAGGCCGGGCCCCTCGCTGCCATGGGCGCGCTGCTCAAGAGCGGGAGCGCCTGGAGGCACGTGCTGTACTCCGTGATCCACTTCCCGTGGGCGGTGTTCGGGTTCTGCCTGGCACTGACGTTCTGGGCGTCGGGGTGGGCCCTCCTGCTGTACCCGCTCTGGTTCTGGGTCCTGCCGACCTACTCCGACCAGCCCGGGCTGCTGCTCTTCGAGAACGGCGACTACTCCTTCTTCCTCGACAAGCCCGTGGAGATCGCCCTCGCCTGCGTCGTCGGACTGGCGCTCACCCTCACCACCCCCTGGGTGATCCGGGCCCTGACCACCGTCGACCGGGTCATGGTCGGCGGGCTGCTCGGCCGCTCCCGTCTGGACAGCCGCGTCACCGAGCTGGAGTCCGACCGGGGCGTGGTGGTGGACACCGCCGCCGCCGACCTGCGGCGCATCGAGCGTGATCTGCACGACGGGGCGCAGGCCCGGCTGGTGTCGCTCGCCATGGACCTGGGGCTGGCGAAGGAGAAGCTCACCGAGGATCCGCAGGCCGCGGCCCGCATGGTGGACGAGGCGCACGGCGAGGTGAAGATCGCCCTGCAGGAGCTGCGCGACCTGGCCCGCGGGATCCACCCCGCCGTACTGACCGACCGCGGGCTGGACGCGGCACTGTCGGCGGTGGCCGCGCGCTGCACGGTGCCGGTGCGGGTGGCCGTGGACCTTCCGGCCCGCCCGGCGGAGGCGATCGAGGGGATCGCGTACTTCACGGTCTCGGAGCTGCTGCAGAACATCAGCAAGCACGCGGTGGCCCGGTCGGCCTCTGTGGACGTGTGGAAGTCCGGGGAGCGGCTGCTGATCCAGGTCGCGGACGACGGGCGGGGCGGAGCGGATGCCTCTGGCGGGGGGAGCGGGTTGGCGGGGTTGACGGGGCGGCTGGATGCGGTGGATGGGGTGCTGGTGGTGGACTCGCCCGCGGGGGTCGGGACGACGGTCACTGCGGAGCTGCCGTGGCGTGACCGGGGCTGA
- a CDS encoding sensor histidine kinase, producing the protein MTTSHAIPDNDRLPPVRPAFSAVTWKEIAYLLTNLPLAIVGFVYAVVMVSVTGGLSVTAIGIPLLACGLYLSRQMGRLDRARARALLGVRVDEPTPIPGPKRSGGFFPWLWTSIKDPVGWRTVLYQLIRLPWGVLTFTVALTGLFVLWPVLPYLVRLLANTDRAMVRGLLSPSDDLERRIAELESDRGVVVDTAAADLRRIERDLHDGAQARLVALAMGLGLAKEKLLEDPEGAAAMVDEAHGEVKLALQELRDLARGIHPAVLTDRGLDAALSSVASRCVVPVKVAVDLPEARPAQAIEGIAYFVVSELLQNVSKHAGPGARGASVEVWRAGARLLIRVSDDGRGGADASGGGSGLAGLTERLGAVDGALVVDSPAGVGTTVTAELPWRDRG; encoded by the coding sequence ATGACCACGAGCCATGCCATCCCCGACAACGATCGGCTTCCTCCCGTACGCCCCGCCTTCAGCGCCGTGACGTGGAAGGAGATCGCCTATCTGCTGACCAACCTGCCGTTGGCGATCGTCGGATTTGTGTACGCGGTTGTCATGGTTTCCGTCACGGGCGGTCTTTCCGTGACCGCGATCGGAATTCCCCTGCTCGCATGCGGTCTCTATCTGTCTCGGCAAATGGGACGGCTGGACCGGGCACGCGCCCGCGCGCTGCTGGGCGTACGGGTGGACGAGCCGACCCCGATCCCCGGGCCGAAGCGGTCCGGCGGATTCTTCCCCTGGCTGTGGACGAGCATCAAGGACCCCGTCGGCTGGCGGACCGTGCTGTACCAGCTCATCCGGCTGCCGTGGGGCGTACTCACCTTCACGGTAGCTCTGACTGGCCTGTTCGTGCTGTGGCCGGTGCTGCCGTACCTGGTGCGGCTGCTCGCGAACACGGACCGGGCGATGGTACGGGGGCTGCTGTCGCCCTCCGACGACCTGGAACGGCGGATCGCGGAGCTGGAATCCGACCGCGGCGTGGTCGTCGACACCGCGGCGGCCGACCTGCGGCGCATCGAGCGGGACCTGCACGACGGGGCGCAGGCGCGGCTGGTGGCGCTGGCGATGGGGCTGGGCCTGGCGAAGGAGAAGCTGCTGGAGGACCCGGAGGGCGCGGCGGCAATGGTCGACGAGGCCCACGGAGAGGTGAAGCTGGCGCTCCAGGAACTGCGGGACCTCGCCCGCGGGATCCATCCGGCCGTGCTGACGGACCGCGGGCTGGACGCGGCGCTGTCGTCGGTGGCGTCGCGGTGCGTGGTGCCGGTGAAGGTGGCGGTGGACCTGCCGGAGGCGCGGCCGGCGCAGGCGATCGAGGGGATCGCGTACTTCGTGGTGTCCGAGCTGCTGCAGAACGTGAGCAAGCACGCGGGGCCGGGGGCGCGGGGCGCGAGCGTGGAGGTGTGGCGGGCGGGGGCGCGGCTGCTGATACGGGTGTCGGACGACGGGCGGGGCGGAGCGGATGCCTCTGGCGGGGGGAGCGGGTTGGCGGGATTGACGGAGCGGTTGGGCGCGGTGGATGGGGCGCTGGTGGTGGACTCGCCCGCGGGGGTCGGGACGACGGTCACTGCGGAGCTGCCGTGGCGTGACCGGGGCTGA